The following proteins are encoded in a genomic region of Arachis ipaensis cultivar K30076 chromosome B02, Araip1.1, whole genome shotgun sequence:
- the LOC107625890 gene encoding 60S ribosomal protein L8-3-like → MGRVIRAQRKGAGSVFKSHTHHRKGAARFRSLDFGERNGYLKGVVTDVIHDPGRGAPLAKVTFRHPFRYKKQNELFVAAEGMYTGQFVYCGKKATLVVGNVLPLKAIPEGAVICNVEHHVGDRGVFARASGDYAIVISHNPDNDTSRIKLPSGSKKIVPSDCRAMIGQVAGGGRTEKPLLKAGNAYHKFRVKRNCWPKVRGVAMNPVEHPHGGGNHQHIGHASTVRRDAPPGQKVGLIAARRTGRLRGQAAATAAKADKGA, encoded by the exons ATGGGACGTGTGATCCGTGCTCAGCGTAAGGGTGCAGGCTCTGTCTTCAAGTCCCACACACACCACCGCAAGGGTGCCGCCAGGTTCCGCAGTCTCGACTTCGGCGAACGAAACGGTTACCTCAAAGGCGTCGTCACTGACGTCATCCACGACCCCGGTCGCGGTGCGCCACTCGCCAAAGTCACTTTCCGCCACCCTTTCAG GTACAAGAAGCAGAATGAGCTTTTTGTTGCGGCGGAAGGAATGTACACTGGACAGTTTGTGTATTGTGGGAAGAAAGCGACGCTTGTTGTCGGTAATGTGTTGCCTTTGAAAGCTATTCCCGAAGGTGCTGTTATATGCAATGTTGAGCATCATGTTGGTGACCGTGGCGTTTTCGCTAGGGCTTCTGGGGATTATGCTATTGTTATTAGTCATAATCCTGATAACGATACCTCTAG GATCAAGCTTCCCTCTGGTTCAAAGAAAATTGTTCCAAGTGACTGCAGAGCTATGATTGGTCAAGTTGCCGGTGGTGGGAGAACTGAGAAGCCTCTACTCAAAGCTGGTAACGCATACCACAAGTTCAGAGTAAAGAGGAATTGTTGGCCTAAGGTTCGTGGTGTGGCTATGAACCCAGTTGAGCATCCTCACGGAGGTGGTAATCACCAGCATATTGGACATGCGAGTACCGTCAGGCGTGATGCTCCCCCTGGGCAGAAGGTTGGTCTCATTGCTGCCCGGAGGACAGGACGTCTTAGGGGACAAGCAGCTGCAACTGCCGCAAAGGCCGATAAGGGTGCTTAA